One genomic region from Saprospiraceae bacterium encodes:
- a CDS encoding T9SS type A sorting domain-containing protein, whose product MNLKSLFLLLLGFVSLQGQATEYNVTVYGILVDGSGKGIGDKIIHITSPDNAPFKVAEQTKTYPGGEFKWQVNIPDSINQGVLLISFENCEGKKIVKESRFSKENPLIQVKLIYCDKKPDTPCTSAIVVRKVNEELAIAHVITKGTPPFKHLWSTGQDGDSIKFNPLKDLRICVGSIDANGCISAACLENAPPKPCGTVILVKRINDTAALAIVQSRGVAPFETTWSTGEKGDTLRFNPTAKVKICVRVVDATGCVSEACVPGVPAACQAYIERDGNVLYAFLKGDDAKSYRWNTGADGPKLEIKEPGEYCVNILGLNGCESKACFIVKDLNPSVCKAAIVTERIVRDSPSVVVGMRLTIKADFDLKFIKWNTGDTSKSIEVRKSGEYCAIVSDGINCKANICQKVELPVSTVCGLTILQDRTPNTGDLNFAKIKLTAKPTFIPTLYSWSTGQTTPSIIVEKSGEYCVTVSDGLNCKLRECVKIELNNLPLACGVSIIVKPMSAKEVKLVPRVTGQAPMKYKWSTGSNDATISVTQTGKYCISVVDGAGCQSTDCVEIEIESGAGLTSPGGDKNKVDTNGRLQTEKISLSVYPNPSPDKVIYEVITDTNHNGTISIMNLYGKMVYKENIGIQAGAGRGDLDLSFLPPGVYQIVFEQQGVMKTKKLVIGR is encoded by the coding sequence ATGAATCTAAAATCTTTGTTTCTTCTTCTTCTTGGATTTGTCTCACTTCAAGGTCAAGCTACTGAGTACAATGTCACCGTCTATGGTATATTGGTGGATGGTAGTGGAAAAGGTATTGGTGATAAGATCATCCATATCACCTCTCCAGACAATGCACCATTTAAAGTAGCTGAGCAAACTAAAACCTACCCCGGAGGAGAATTCAAATGGCAAGTGAATATCCCCGATAGTATAAATCAAGGTGTCCTCCTGATCTCATTTGAAAACTGTGAAGGAAAAAAAATTGTCAAGGAATCTCGCTTTTCAAAAGAAAACCCGTTGATACAAGTCAAACTTATATACTGCGACAAAAAACCTGACACGCCTTGTACTTCTGCTATCGTCGTACGAAAAGTAAACGAAGAACTTGCTATCGCCCATGTCATCACTAAGGGAACACCCCCATTTAAACATCTCTGGAGCACAGGGCAAGATGGTGACTCTATTAAATTCAATCCGCTCAAGGATTTGCGAATTTGTGTAGGGAGTATTGATGCGAATGGTTGTATTTCAGCAGCTTGCCTGGAAAATGCTCCACCAAAACCTTGTGGTACAGTCATCCTGGTAAAAAGGATTAATGACACAGCGGCTCTGGCCATCGTCCAGTCACGTGGTGTCGCACCATTTGAAACTACCTGGTCTACCGGGGAGAAAGGGGATACCTTGCGATTTAATCCAACTGCAAAAGTCAAAATATGCGTGCGTGTGGTCGATGCAACCGGCTGTGTATCCGAAGCATGTGTCCCGGGAGTTCCTGCAGCATGCCAGGCATATATAGAACGGGATGGCAATGTATTGTACGCTTTTTTGAAAGGGGATGATGCCAAATCCTATAGGTGGAATACCGGAGCTGATGGCCCCAAGTTGGAGATCAAAGAGCCTGGAGAATATTGTGTAAATATTTTAGGGCTTAATGGTTGCGAATCCAAGGCTTGTTTCATTGTAAAAGATCTTAATCCATCAGTCTGCAAGGCTGCCATCGTGACAGAAAGAATAGTGCGTGACAGTCCTTCCGTTGTAGTGGGGATGAGATTGACAATAAAAGCAGATTTTGATTTAAAATTCATTAAGTGGAACACTGGTGATACATCTAAATCGATAGAAGTTCGAAAATCAGGAGAATATTGCGCTATAGTAAGTGACGGAATTAATTGCAAAGCCAACATTTGTCAGAAAGTAGAGTTGCCTGTTTCGACTGTCTGTGGATTGACGATCCTGCAGGATAGAACCCCGAATACCGGTGATCTAAATTTCGCAAAAATTAAATTAACAGCCAAACCAACCTTTATCCCTACGTTGTATTCCTGGAGCACCGGTCAAACCACTCCTTCAATCATCGTAGAAAAATCCGGTGAATATTGTGTGACTGTCAGCGATGGACTCAATTGCAAACTCAGGGAATGTGTCAAAATCGAATTGAATAACCTGCCATTGGCTTGCGGAGTATCAATTATAGTCAAACCCATGAGCGCCAAAGAAGTCAAGCTCGTACCCCGTGTGACCGGACAGGCACCGATGAAATATAAATGGTCCACCGGCTCCAATGATGCGACCATCTCTGTAACCCAAACTGGCAAATATTGTATCAGCGTCGTCGATGGTGCCGGATGTCAATCGACTGATTGCGTAGAAATAGAAATCGAGTCAGGGGCAGGACTGACCTCACCTGGAGGAGATAAAAATAAAGTGGATACCAATGGTCGACTTCAAACCGAAAAAATATCCTTAAGTGTATATCCCAATCCTTCACCGGATAAAGTAATCTACGAGGTCATCACCGATACAAATCATAATGGTACAATCTCTATAATGAATCTATATGGCAAAATGGTCTATAAAGAAAATATTGGTATCCAGGCAGGGGCAGGCCGGGGAGATTTGGACTTGTCTTTTTTACCCCCGGGAGTGTATCAGATCGTATTCGAGCAACAAGGTGTCATGAAAACAAAAAAACTAGTCATAGGAAGATAA
- a CDS encoding sigma-70 family RNA polymerase sigma factor: MDIEKVILDGCKEHDRRSQFKLYECCYPYLMSISLRYRQDENEAASAVNIAFLKILNNIHLFDPGLPFKGWIRQIMIRTLIDEYRKQKKLNEQYQSGNYEKDIALNGIHVDYNEAESNLNVEELLGYIHRLNPLTSTVFNLFVLDGYSHKDIGELINITESASKWHLFTARKQLQDLVSVSIDRKKPTLIPTLKISTYEK, translated from the coding sequence ATGGACATAGAAAAAGTCATATTGGATGGATGTAAAGAACATGATCGCAGATCACAGTTCAAGTTATATGAATGTTGCTATCCCTATCTTATGAGTATTTCATTGCGGTACCGTCAGGATGAAAATGAGGCAGCTTCGGCAGTCAATATAGCTTTCCTTAAAATATTAAATAATATCCATTTGTTTGATCCGGGCCTCCCTTTCAAAGGATGGATCAGACAGATCATGATCCGAACCTTGATAGACGAGTACCGCAAGCAAAAAAAACTGAACGAACAATATCAATCCGGCAATTATGAAAAAGATATCGCTTTGAATGGCATCCATGTCGATTATAATGAAGCCGAATCCAATCTAAATGTGGAAGAGCTATTAGGGTATATCCATCGATTAAATCCATTGACCTCTACTGTATTTAATCTTTTTGTACTAGATGGATATAGTCACAAGGATATCGGTGAATTAATCAATATCACTGAAAGTGCCTCCAAATGGCATTTGTTTACAGCCAGGAAACAACTTCAAGACCTTGTGTCTGTCTCAATAGATCGCAAAAAGCCAACATTAATACCAACATTAAAAATCAGTACTTATGAAAAATGA